Genomic DNA from Haloplanus sp. HW8-1:
CGCGGGCAGACTCGCGAGCCACTGGCCGCGCCGGAGGCCACGCAAGCGATTCGCAACGGCCTCCGCAGGGTGGTCGTCGGTCGCGAACCGTTCGGCGAGGTCCGGATCGACGCCGATCGGGCCCGTGAGGACGGTGCCGACGTTGTTGAGCACTTCGTCGGTCGCGGCCCCCGTGGGATCCGCCTGGTCAAGTTGGCCGGGGAACTGCATCGCGAGCGTGAGCGCGCAGTCGAAGCCGCGGCCCTGGGCGAGCAAGGTCGTCACGAGATCCGTCGCCGCGACGCTCGCGGCCTCTTCCAGATAGCAGTTGACCAACGGCAACTGGTCGGCCGCACGGCGTCGGCGCCGACGGCGCAGGGCCGTCCAGAGGTTCGAGAGGAGGACGAGCGTGATCGCGCGCCGTGTCTCGACACGGAGGCCGCCCAGATCGAGGACGATCACCACGTCCTCGTCGAGATAGTGGCCGAGATCGAAGTGAGCGTCACCATCACCGTCATCGTCACCGCCACGGTCGTCGCCGGACGCCGCCGACGTTTCAGCGTCAGCAGTGGGCCCCACGGCGTCGGGGGCGGTCCTGATCGCATCGGGCACGTGGTCGAACAGACGCGCGAGCCGTCGGTCGGCCGGGATCTTCTCCAGGCGATTGGCCACGCCCTGCATCACTTCGTCGAACGTGCGGGCGCGGTTCGCGACGACACCCCCGAGCATGCGTTCGAGATCGGGATCCGAGACGGAGGGCGCCGACTGGCGTTCGTGCATCCGACGGGCGGCCCCGTGCAACTCCCGGTGCGTGAACGCGTCGGCGCCGTGGACGGGATCGAACTGTGCGCGGACGAGATAGCGGATGATGTCGGGGGCGCGGACAGCCTGTTCGAAGCGCTCCCGCCCCATCAGTGCAGTCAGGATCTCGATGTAGTGATCGACGATGTCGTCGACGGCGGTCGCCCGCGGAACACCCGCCTCGACATCGGGGCGGACGTCGAAAAACGAGATGGCGGGGAGGACCTCACTGCAGTCGAAGTAGCGGACGTTGTCGAGGTGGCCGTACGCCGCATAGTGCGCACGGAGGTAGTCCGTGGCCATGCCGTCGCCCTTGGGATCGATGAGGAGATCAGCGCCGTCGGTCGCGGCGTGGTTGTCGCGGATGGCCCGGACGAGCGCCGTGGACTTCCCGGAGCCGGTGCGACCGAGCCACGCCGTGTGGAGGGGCTGCAGGGAGAGCGGCAGGGCGATGGGCTCGTCGGCCGCGGTGCCGTCCTGATCGAGCGGGCGGCCGAGGGTGAGGCCCGGGGGCTCGTAGGCGTCGAGCCGCGTTGTCGGCGGCTTGGGCTGGGGCGCGCGGTCGGCCGGGAGCACGTCGAGCGCGCGGCGACTCGCGGCCGGACAGGCCGCCCCGTCGAGGAGCCAGAGACTCCCGAGCGCGGCCGCGTCGACGACGAGCCCCTGACTTCGCAGCGGTGTGCCCGGGAGACGGGTGCGAAGGGCCGCGTAGCGCGGCGGGTGTACGCGACGCTCGCGGACGGCCGTGGCAACCGCGGCGGCGTCGTCCCCGCGCACCCGTCGCGTCGTGAGTGTGTAGTGGGGCCCCGAACATGCGCTGAACGCGGTCGCACACTCCCTGAGCGCGTGGTCGGGGGCAGGGGGTGCCCCGGTGTCGGTCCCGGCGTCGGTCCCGGCGGCCACGAGGCGGGCGTTCACGACGAACGACCGCGCCGGTTCGGCGGCCGCGATGGCGTCGAGTCGACTGCGATCCGAGGCCGGAAGGGCGTTGGCTGCGCCCGATCCCGGTCGCGTCGGATCGGCGTTCGCCGTGGGGGCGTCTAGGCCGAACAGCGTCGTCAGGACCTGCTGACCGAGGGTATCCTGCCCGGCCTCGATGTCCGCACGCCGGGCGTCGGCGGCCGCCGTCCAGTCCGGCTTGGGCTGGAGGAGCACCTGATATACCATCGGCGTCTCTGCGGCGGCCATCGTCTCGGCGACGGCCGCGAGCGGGATCCGCGCCTGGTCCTCGGTGTAGAACCGCTCGAACCGGGTGAGGCGGGTCTGCCAGTCCTGGCGGCGATCCGGCGCACCCTCACAGACGAGAGCGACCGGGGCGGCGTCAGTCGCGGTGGTCGGATCCAGCGTCGCCGGCGCTCGCTCCACGCGGTCGATGGCATAGGTGTCCGGGAAGAGCGTATGACAGAGGCGATCGAGTGGGTTGAGGCCGGTCGCCTGTCCGGCCGCATCGATCCCGACGAGGTACTCGATTCGGTCGCCATCGCTGTGGAGGCAGCCCTCGATCGTGGGTGGGTCGGTGCTGTCGAGGAGGTCGGTGAGGCCTGTCCGCTCGCCGTCGGCGAGTGCATGGAGGCGCCGACACTGCAGATGGACCGTTTCGGGGTCGAGCGAATCGGTCGCCGGCTGGATGCGCAGATACTGGCGGGTGGCGGGCGCGGACTCGTCGCGTGACATCGTCGGCGTCGTCGCCGTGGCACTGGGTGTGGCTCCGTGATAAATCTCCGGACTGGATTCGGGACGGCTAACGCCGTGGGCTTCCGCCTTGCTACCACTGTGATCTGGCGCTCACAGACCGAAACGAGAACGCATCCTCGCTATGGAGCGTCCCCTCCGTGCCGCAACGAGTCCACATCAGTCCGCAAGTGACTCGAGCTTCTGAATGATCTTCGCGTAGACGGCAGGGGCGCAGTACCAGCCCTCGTCGATCATCGCATCAATCACGGTTCGGGCATCGTCGACACCGAGCGTCCCATCGCTAGCGAGTTTCAGCACGAGATATGCCGTCCCTCGGGTGGTGATTCCCTCGGCCGCTGCAACGTCACGACCGTACGTCTCATCCATCACGGCCACGCCATCGTGGGCGTCTGCGCAGGCGAGGACAGCGACATCGGCATCGCTGAGGTTGCTATTATCCTGGAGGCGGGTCAGCAGTGGGGTGGTCTCGACCGACATGATATCAAACCGGTCGGCGTCGACGCTGCGCTCGATGCGACGGGCGTCCGGATATCCCTGCTCGAGACCAGTTTCGACGACCTCCTCGTAGACGCGCTCCGGGAGTACGCACGACGCTTCAAAATGCTGGACGAGCGCGAGACGGTCGATCTTCGCGAGGTAGATGAGCGGCGTGGCGTCGAAGATCCACATTCACAGCGCCTCGAGATCAGCGTCGAGATGGTCGTCCGCTACCCACGTGATATCACGTTCTTTGGCGAGTTGGGCAAAGTCCCAGACTGACATCCCTGCCAGCTCAGCCGCCGTGCTAAACGTGACGGTGCCTGCCGCGAGTTGATCGAGGGCCTGTTCGCGACGCCACGCTTCGAGTCCCTCGGAGAGGAGTTTCCGAACGGCCGTACTCCGGTCGAGCTTCTCGGCCTCGAGATACGCCTCGAGTTCGGCCTCCAACTCGTCGGGCACGCGTGTCGAAATCGTTCCCATACTGTTTACATCGTGTACGATGTATACAAGCGCTTCGGTGCTTCCGATGGAGTGGCTCCGGTGTGGTGAAGCATATTCACAGTCACTGAAAGAGATCGGTGGGATACGGGAGATATCAACCAACAACTGGGATGGAGTTCGGAGGGTGTTGGTTAATATAGTGAGAGTCCGAGTCAGTCATCCGACTGTCGGCACTCGCCAGCCACTGGGTTTGTATGCGCCGGAAGGCGTGAGGCGCGCTCGAAGCGCGTCCAGAGCGTGCGTTTCCATGACTGGACCCGAGATAATCGACGACACAACGGCCGATTACGCTCAATCTCGCGGCAAACGGGGGCTACCGCAGGAGACGGGGTTCAGGTAACTATTCCTCGAAGTAAGAACTATATCCTTTAATCTGCAATCCCAAGTATGTCCGAGACAGACGCTGCCGATGGGCCGCCACCCTTCGAGGATGCGTTCGCAAGTGACGACGTCGAACAACGCATCTACGGCACCATCCTGCAGACCCGCAAGCCGACGACGGCGAGTACGATCGCCGACATCGCCGACTGTGACCCCAAGACTGCCCGGAAGTACCTTGGCTGGTTCGACGATTTGGGGATCGTCACCCACCACGATAGCCATCCAGCCACCTACGAACGGAATGACGCGTATTTTGAGTGGCGACGTATCAACCAGCTCGCAGCCGATCATTCCGTCGAAGAGCTTCAGGAACGCGTTCGTGAGCTGACGACGCGCATCACCGAGTACAAGGCGACGTACGACGCCGCGTCACCGGCCGCGGTCGACGCCGTCGCCGCCGCGGAGGGCAGCGACGAGCGGACCATCGACGACGTGTACAGTGACCTCGCCGACTGGGCGACTGCCCGCGAGGAGCGTGACCGATACGAACGCGCGCGCCAGCAACGTACGGGTGGCGAACGCGAACAGGCGTCCGGGTAGCCCACTCGATGGTGCCACCGACAGGCGATGGCGGGAGCCCTGCCCCCATCGATCGCCCCATTCTCGAGTTCCTTCAGACACGGCTCCAAGCGACGAGGCAGGTCTCCCGCGCGGCCATCACGGATGCAAGCGGCCATCTTGAGCTTCAGGTCGTCTTTGCATCGTCATACTACCCAGCGCCCGTCGACGACGCAACCCTGACTGTCCGTTGGTACACGAACGACGACTTCACACTCCACTATCGAGAGCAGTACGCGGACCACGCCTGGGAGTGCCGGTGGGACCGGCACCCGAATCCACACGAGACACGAGACCACTTCCATCCCCCGCCAGACGCCCCGACGCCCGGTGAGGACGCAACGTGGCCGGACGACCATCGTGACGTCGTTGCGCTCGTCCTCTCCGAGATCGAAGACCGGATCACGGCCCTCTGGAGCGAGTAAGGGCCACGGTCTCACGTGGTGTGTTTATCGGCGTCCCCAGAACGCGATGCGTTCTGGTGTGCGAACGAGACGCGAGGCGTCTCGTTAACGCCAGAAGGCGTGCAGCGCGCGACAGCGTGCGCGGCGTGACTCACTATGGCTGATCCCGATCCGAACGACGACACGAGTGCCGACTACGAACAGTTCGAGCAAGCGCTACTCGCCCAGGACCGCGACCTCGCCGGCGTCGACACGGCGGACGACGACGACGCCACAGCCCGTCGCTTGGTCGACGACCTCATCGACGCGAACGTCGTCACACCCCTTCCCGAGGACAGCGTCCTCGTTCACGAGCCGAGCGGCGCCGCATTCGATTCAACCACGCAGTTGGCTGTCTTCCACCGTGGTTGGACCGCCGGTCGCGACGACGCAGAGGGCGAGTGATGCAGCAGACGCTCGTTGGCTGCGCGTTCTGCGACGCGCCGCCCGGCACCGAGACTGGTGCGGCCCACACCTGGGGCCAGGACGAGTGGGTCACCCACCCGATCTGCGTCGACTGTGCCATCCAGACGCGGCCAGACCCCGACAAGCACGACCACCACGCTTGCGACGGCTATGGACTCGTCGTCGATGCGCTCGCGGCACTCACGCGCTTCCGCGTGGAGGTCGGCCATCTCGAAGGGGCGTTGCAACTATGCGAGCGGTGTAGTCCAGGTGGGCCAGCGACATACTGGACGCGCGACCTCAAGGAACATCTCCTCTCGACGCCACCAGAGTGACCCACATCCTCTTTACTAGTTCGCTGTAAACTGTAATCAAGACCAGCCCGTGTCGCGCACCTCAAGCCGCTCCGATGGCGACATCGTGCAAGACTTCCTCTCGGTTGCAGCCCTCCTCAAGAAGCCACAGCTGGCCCAGTTGTATGCGTCTCTCGCTCACGAAGATGAGGCGACCGTCCCGGACGTGAGAGGCGACCTCGAGCTCGCCCAGGGGACCGCCTACAGCTACGTCAACCGGCTCGTCAACACTGGCGTCGTCGAATCACGCAAGACGAGCAACCACAGCGGTACGCCGCCCGCGAGATCGACCTGACCGTGACGACGGCCGACGGCGACCGGGAGTATACGGTCACGGCGGTGCTGATCGACGCCGTTGGGCGGCGGGAGACGAACGCAGACATCGACACCTACATCGACCGCCACGGCGTCGCCGGCCTGGCGACGGCGCTCACCTACGCCGTCGCCCGCGAACGCGGCAATGTGACCCATCGGATGGTGGCTGAGGATCTCGATATCTCGCCGCTTGCAGCCGAGATGATTCTACAGGCGCTCCGGCCCGTCGTCAACGAGCACTACGATATCGAGGCAGCAGGGGCGTCGCTCGATGAGTTGGACATCGACGACGATGACGCGATGACTGTCAACACCACTGACGGAGAGAACCGATAACTAGGCCATCCCACACAATCGACGATGAGGCCTGATATCGACGGTTGAGAAACGGTTAACGGGCGGCATGAGAAAGTCGGATACGTGACTGACGATCTCGCGTATCCCTCTGTCGAACTCGTTCTGGATCTCCACGACCAGACCGTGGCAGAAGGCGACACCACGGAACCAGGAGTTCGGTCAGAAGACGCGATTTCCTCAGCGTTGCAGTATCTCTCGGAGGGGTTCTTCGGGGAGGTTCCCGAGACGATCCATGACAAAGCTGTCCATCTGATGCGACTGCTCGTTGCGGAGCATCCATTCGTCGATGGGAACAAACGAACAGCGCTCCGAACGGTGGTCGTTTTCTATATGATGAACGGGTACCGGTTCGAGTACGGTGATGAAATCCGGGCCCTTTTGCACCGCTTCGCAACTGACGAAGCCGCGGTCGACACAGAGACTGCAGTCATCTACTTCCGGGCCTGTACTCGTCGCAACTGATAAACGGACACACAGAGTATACTCAACAGAACAATGGCGTCCAGCACCGATTCCTCGACGGCGGTCGACGATGAGGTTCGCCAGCTTTACGAGCGGTATCAGGCGGCCGAGAGCGATGCCGAACGTCGCGAGATCGCCCTTGAGATGGGGAAGCTTGACGGACGCCGCCACGCGGAGATCTATGCAGCACTCGAAGACGAGTAATTCGTCACGCTTACTCAGTGTTTCCGTGGCTATCGACGGAGCAGCCAGTTACGTCACTGAGCTTGGAGAGGAGGACTCCTATGCTGAGCTCACATGAATTTGAAGACGATCAGCGCCGGAATATAAACGAGATGGCCGCTGCTGACGAAACCGATCCGGTTCGGTTCGCGGCCGCTCGCAGCCGGGTGCGTGGCCGATGACCGTCGAGGACGCGGGCACTCAGGAAAT
This window encodes:
- a CDS encoding ATP-binding protein — translated: MSRDESAPATRQYLRIQPATDSLDPETVHLQCRRLHALADGERTGLTDLLDSTDPPTIEGCLHSDGDRIEYLVGIDAAGQATGLNPLDRLCHTLFPDTYAIDRVERAPATLDPTTATDAAPVALVCEGAPDRRQDWQTRLTRFERFYTEDQARIPLAAVAETMAAAETPMVYQVLLQPKPDWTAAADARRADIEAGQDTLGQQVLTTLFGLDAPTANADPTRPGSGAANALPASDRSRLDAIAAAEPARSFVVNARLVAAGTDAGTDTGAPPAPDHALRECATAFSACSGPHYTLTTRRVRGDDAAAVATAVRERRVHPPRYAALRTRLPGTPLRSQGLVVDAAALGSLWLLDGAACPAASRRALDVLPADRAPQPKPPTTRLDAYEPPGLTLGRPLDQDGTAADEPIALPLSLQPLHTAWLGRTGSGKSTALVRAIRDNHAATDGADLLIDPKGDGMATDYLRAHYAAYGHLDNVRYFDCSEVLPAISFFDVRPDVEAGVPRATAVDDIVDHYIEILTALMGRERFEQAVRAPDIIRYLVRAQFDPVHGADAFTHRELHGAARRMHERQSAPSVSDPDLERMLGGVVANRARTFDEVMQGVANRLEKIPADRRLARLFDHVPDAIRTAPDAVGPTADAETSAASGDDRGGDDDGDGDAHFDLGHYLDEDVVIVLDLGGLRVETRRAITLVLLSNLWTALRRRRRRRAADQLPLVNCYLEEAASVAATDLVTTLLAQGRGFDCALTLAMQFPGQLDQADPTGAATDEVLNNVGTVLTGPIGVDPDLAERFATDDHPAEAVANRLRGLRRGQWLASLPAGFDTPAPRPFRLQSARPPAGHPAAETGPRAAEAGADQVADAIAAVRARTRSQAGVPLTDPEPTTETDAESATDPDRRVDSALPHTMRLPAWVEYDGALHALRCDTCDNRYDPSPAGMQRAIACCHDPEAVNRDDIPICDLNLKLTPAERADSDWSDAQLMFLQAVYNAQQRRYEPPGYDLLRDSMLRLQEYVGIDREAVDELLASDLLRHDTDHPHRLYSVSPAGRDVIGEHYRQGVDYGHGEGDLEESSQHVFAVEVGRRYLTQAFVDDPDSPVVEVVPYYDLDDNHRLDIAGLDDEGAIRVAVEVERINNDIHEAVPSDFDKIAACDVDEAIWIVMTQRAGHEVLSALNDPADGEPRVEKTYAETTPPQQFRLETPGLTAMYPVEWVRSRLEA
- a CDS encoding DUF3368 domain-containing protein, which gives rise to MWIFDATPLIYLAKIDRLALVQHFEASCVLPERVYEEVVETGLEQGYPDARRIERSVDADRFDIMSVETTPLLTRLQDNSNLSDADVAVLACADAHDGVAVMDETYGRDVAAAEGITTRGTAYLVLKLASDGTLGVDDARTVIDAMIDEGWYCAPAVYAKIIQKLESLAD
- a CDS encoding UPF0175 family protein, translated to MGTISTRVPDELEAELEAYLEAEKLDRSTAVRKLLSEGLEAWRREQALDQLAAGTVTFSTAAELAGMSVWDFAQLAKERDITWVADDHLDADLEAL
- a CDS encoding DUF7342 family protein, with the protein product MSETDAADGPPPFEDAFASDDVEQRIYGTILQTRKPTTASTIADIADCDPKTARKYLGWFDDLGIVTHHDSHPATYERNDAYFEWRRINQLAADHSVEELQERVRELTTRITEYKATYDAASPAAVDAVAAAEGSDERTIDDVYSDLADWATAREERDRYERARQQRTGGEREQASG
- a CDS encoding DUF7558 family protein — its product is MQQTLVGCAFCDAPPGTETGAAHTWGQDEWVTHPICVDCAIQTRPDPDKHDHHACDGYGLVVDALAALTRFRVEVGHLEGALQLCERCSPGGPATYWTRDLKEHLLSTPPE
- a CDS encoding type II toxin-antitoxin system death-on-curing family toxin; its protein translation is MTDDLAYPSVELVLDLHDQTVAEGDTTEPGVRSEDAISSALQYLSEGFFGEVPETIHDKAVHLMRLLVAEHPFVDGNKRTALRTVVVFYMMNGYRFEYGDEIRALLHRFATDEAAVDTETAVIYFRACTRRN